In Sphingomonas sp. SUN019, one genomic interval encodes:
- a CDS encoding heme lyase CcmF/NrfE family subunit: MTAEAGLAALWLAATLAVLQLMLAYLSAGATNEAATRAIRPVAIVQGALAALAMAALIRVFLASDMSVALVAANSHSAKPWIYKFSGAWGNHEGSMLLWVTILGVAGGAVALLERRLAERTLVATLGAQAAIALGFYAFLLFASNPFARLSPAPPDGAGLNPLLQDPGLAFHPPTLYAGYVGLSVAFSFAIGALITRDVGPAFARAMRPWVLGAWIFLTLGITAGSYWAYYELGWGGWWFWDPVENASLMPWLAATALLHSVTVLATRDGLRAWTVMLAVVAFSMSMLGTFLVRSGILTSVHAFAVDPTRGSFILALLVIYIGGALALFALRIGTVRAGNVFEPVSREGALVANNLLLSVILGIVLIGTFYPIVAAGFGVQLSVGPPFFDKAAGPVALVLVAMMGVGPLLRWRRDDAQAAIARATWPIAATAFAGAALFVFGGSIGVLPFLGLSLAAGLAVASVAPLWRRNLTRAPLFLWGMVIAHLGIAVSLAGMAASSAYTKETLVAASVGQPVRAGPFTVTLQGIRPVIGDNWSALEARLRVTRGDGAPFTLAPQSRFFATPPTTTSESAIATVFDGQLYTVLGTADARGRWQLRLWWKPWVTLIWFGGALIALGGALSLLGHVLRERRVAIAKRPVEVWA; encoded by the coding sequence ATGACCGCCGAGGCGGGCCTTGCCGCATTGTGGCTCGCCGCGACGCTGGCGGTGCTGCAACTGATGCTGGCGTATCTGTCCGCGGGGGCCACGAACGAGGCCGCGACGCGCGCGATCCGGCCGGTCGCGATCGTGCAGGGTGCGCTGGCGGCGCTGGCGATGGCGGCTCTGATCCGCGTGTTCCTCGCCTCCGACATGTCGGTCGCGCTGGTCGCGGCGAACAGTCACTCGGCGAAACCGTGGATCTACAAATTCTCCGGCGCGTGGGGCAACCACGAAGGATCGATGCTGTTGTGGGTCACGATCCTCGGCGTCGCAGGCGGGGCGGTGGCGTTGCTCGAGCGGCGGCTGGCGGAGCGGACGTTGGTCGCGACATTGGGCGCGCAGGCGGCGATCGCGCTGGGGTTCTACGCCTTCCTGCTGTTCGCCTCGAACCCGTTCGCGCGCTTGAGCCCCGCCCCGCCCGACGGCGCGGGGCTGAACCCGTTGCTGCAGGATCCCGGCCTCGCCTTCCATCCGCCGACACTTTACGCCGGGTACGTCGGGCTGTCGGTCGCGTTTTCGTTCGCGATCGGCGCGCTGATCACGCGCGATGTCGGCCCGGCGTTCGCGCGCGCGATGCGGCCGTGGGTGCTGGGGGCCTGGATATTCCTGACGCTCGGCATCACCGCGGGCAGCTATTGGGCGTATTACGAGCTGGGCTGGGGCGGCTGGTGGTTCTGGGATCCGGTCGAGAACGCTTCGCTGATGCCGTGGCTGGCGGCGACCGCGTTGCTCCATTCGGTAACGGTGCTGGCGACGCGCGACGGGCTGCGCGCGTGGACCGTCATGCTGGCGGTGGTCGCCTTTTCGATGTCGATGCTCGGCACGTTCCTGGTTCGGTCGGGCATCTTGACCAGCGTCCATGCGTTCGCGGTCGATCCGACGCGCGGCAGCTTCATCCTGGCGTTGCTGGTGATCTATATCGGCGGCGCGCTGGCGTTGTTCGCGCTGCGCATCGGGACGGTGCGGGCGGGGAACGTGTTCGAACCGGTCAGCCGCGAGGGGGCGCTCGTCGCGAACAATCTGTTGCTGTCGGTGATTCTGGGCATCGTGCTGATCGGCACCTTCTATCCGATCGTCGCTGCCGGGTTCGGGGTGCAATTGTCGGTCGGGCCGCCGTTCTTCGACAAGGCGGCGGGGCCGGTGGCGCTGGTGCTGGTTGCGATGATGGGCGTCGGCCCGTTGCTGCGCTGGCGGCGCGACGATGCGCAGGCCGCGATCGCGCGCGCGACATGGCCGATCGCGGCGACCGCGTTCGCGGGGGCGGCGTTGTTCGTCTTCGGCGGATCGATCGGCGTGCTGCCGTTCCTCGGCCTGTCGCTCGCCGCGGGGCTGGCGGTGGCGAGCGTCGCGCCGCTCTGGCGGCGTAACCTGACGCGCGCACCGCTGTTCCTGTGGGGCATGGTGATCGCGCATCTGGGGATCGCGGTCAGTCTGGCGGGGATGGCGGCGAGCAGCGCGTACACCAAGGAGACGTTGGTCGCGGCGAGCGTGGGTCAACCGGTTCGCGCCGGGCCGTTCACGGTGACGCTGCAGGGCATCCGCCCGGTGATCGGCGACAATTGGTCGGCGCTGGAGGCGCGGCTGCGCGTCACGCGCGGCGATGGCGCGCCCTTCACGCTCGCCCCGCAATCGCGCTTCTTCGCGACCCCGCCGACGACGACCAGCGAAAGCGCGATCGCAACGGTGTTCGACGGGCAGCTTTATACTGTGCTCGGTACAGCGGACGCGCGCGGGCGGTGGCAACTGCGTTTGTGGTGGAAGCCGTGGGTGACATTGATCTGGTTCGGCGGCGCGCTGATCGCGCTGGGCGGCGCGCTGTCGCTGTTGGGCCATGTACTGCGCGAACGCCGTGTCGCGATCGCCAAGCGTCCTGTCGAGGTGTGGGCGTGA
- a CDS encoding amidohydrolase, with amino-acid sequence MWIGKRASACRWLAVGVGALALAACDAGGDRPKSASSKVPPKLFSRDPFPSTYRVYPGVPTLVRNVTVIDGEGGRIEGGAVLFADGKVVAIGQTLEAPAGATVIDGAGKFVTPGIIDIHSHLGDYPSPGVQANSDGNEATGPITADVWAEHSVWPQDPGFGRALANGGVTTLQILPGSANLMGGRSVVLKNVYARTMQAMKFPGAPYGLKMACGENPKRVYGGKGRQPSTRMGNVAVDRATWAKAASYRRKWDKYEKDGGDPPDRDIGMDTLRGVLAGEILVQNHCYRADEMAIVLDMAKEFGYKVTAFHHAVEAYKIADLLKANGTCAAVWADWYGFKMESYDGIGENLAILERAGACGMIHSDDQNGIQRLNQEVAKVLASGHHAGIDVPEQVAWKWLSLGPATALGIADKTGSLKPGKMADVVLWNGNPFSVYTRPEKVWVDGALLYDANDPGRRPVSDFELGQPGSGDVK; translated from the coding sequence ATGTGGATCGGAAAACGCGCGAGCGCGTGTCGCTGGCTGGCGGTGGGCGTCGGCGCATTGGCGCTGGCGGCGTGCGATGCGGGCGGCGATCGGCCAAAATCGGCGTCGTCGAAGGTCCCGCCGAAGCTCTTTTCGCGCGATCCCTTCCCCTCGACCTACCGCGTCTATCCCGGCGTGCCGACTTTGGTCCGAAACGTCACCGTGATCGACGGCGAGGGCGGGCGGATCGAAGGCGGCGCAGTGCTGTTCGCGGACGGCAAGGTCGTCGCGATCGGGCAGACGCTGGAGGCTCCGGCGGGCGCGACGGTGATCGACGGCGCGGGCAAGTTCGTGACGCCGGGGATCATCGATATCCACAGCCATCTGGGCGATTACCCCAGCCCCGGCGTGCAGGCGAATTCGGACGGCAACGAAGCGACCGGTCCGATCACCGCCGACGTATGGGCCGAACATAGCGTCTGGCCGCAGGATCCGGGTTTCGGGCGCGCGCTGGCCAATGGCGGCGTCACCACGCTGCAGATCCTGCCCGGATCAGCCAATTTGATGGGCGGGCGGTCGGTGGTGCTGAAGAACGTCTATGCGCGCACGATGCAGGCGATGAAATTCCCCGGCGCACCGTACGGCCTGAAGATGGCGTGCGGCGAGAATCCTAAGCGCGTCTATGGCGGCAAGGGGCGGCAGCCGTCGACGCGGATGGGCAATGTCGCGGTCGATCGCGCGACCTGGGCCAAGGCCGCGTCGTATCGGCGCAAATGGGACAAATACGAAAAAGACGGCGGCGATCCGCCCGATCGCGACATCGGCATGGATACGCTGCGCGGCGTGCTGGCGGGCGAGATACTGGTCCAGAACCACTGCTACCGCGCCGACGAAATGGCCATCGTGCTCGATATGGCCAAGGAGTTCGGTTACAAGGTGACCGCCTTCCATCACGCGGTGGAGGCGTACAAGATCGCCGACCTGCTGAAGGCGAACGGCACCTGCGCGGCGGTGTGGGCCGACTGGTACGGCTTCAAGATGGAAAGCTATGACGGGATCGGCGAGAACCTCGCCATCCTGGAGCGCGCGGGCGCGTGCGGGATGATCCATTCGGACGACCAGAACGGCATCCAGCGGCTGAATCAGGAGGTGGCCAAGGTGCTTGCCTCGGGCCACCACGCCGGGATCGACGTGCCCGAACAGGTGGCGTGGAAATGGCTGTCGCTTGGCCCGGCCACCGCGCTGGGGATTGCTGACAAGACGGGCAGTCTCAAGCCCGGCAAGATGGCCGACGTGGTGCTGTGGAACGGCAATCCGTTCAGCGTCTATACTCGGCCCGAAAAGGTGTGGGTCGACGGGGCGCTATTGTACGATGCGAACGATCCGGGCCGGCGGCCGGTGAGCGATTTCGAACTGGGCCAGCCGGGTTCGGGAGACGTCAAGTGA
- a CDS encoding cytochrome c-type biogenesis protein translates to MKRAALLLALLAAPALADSGLPPAALANTQLRDPAKEAEARKLMETLRCLVCQGQAIGDSDADMAGDMRALVRQRIQAGETPEQVRDWLIARYGDYVTYDPPLSAVTLPLWITPLILLALGIFIARASFKRRRKP, encoded by the coding sequence ATGAAGCGTGCGGCGCTGTTGTTGGCGCTGCTCGCCGCGCCTGCGCTGGCTGATTCGGGCCTGCCGCCCGCGGCGCTCGCCAACACGCAACTCCGCGATCCGGCCAAAGAGGCGGAGGCGCGCAAGCTGATGGAGACGCTGCGCTGCCTGGTCTGTCAGGGGCAGGCGATCGGTGACAGCGACGCCGACATGGCGGGCGACATGCGGGCGCTAGTGCGGCAACGCATCCAGGCGGGCGAGACGCCTGAACAGGTCCGCGACTGGCTGATCGCGCGCTACGGCGACTACGTCACCTACGACCCCCCACTGTCCGCGGTGACCCTGCCGTTGTGGATCACGCCCCTGATCCTGCTGGCGCTCGGTATCTTTATCGCCCGCGCCAGCTTCAAGCGCCGCCGCAAGCCCTGA
- a CDS encoding DsbE family thiol:disulfide interchange protein: MTRWRLWLPLALFVGIAAIIAIGLYRPADRTVASAMVGKPLPDFDLKPIVPGKPGVSSAAFRQGKPRLLNVFASWCVPCIAEAPRLMRLKAAGVPIEAVAVRDTGPAIAEFLSRNGDPYAAIGDDPASSVQLSIGSSGVPETFVIDGRGIIVKQHIGDIRDDDVPEILAALEAAK, translated from the coding sequence GTGACCCGCTGGCGGCTGTGGTTGCCGCTCGCGCTGTTCGTCGGCATCGCGGCGATCATCGCGATCGGGCTTTACCGCCCCGCCGACCGTACCGTTGCGTCGGCGATGGTCGGCAAGCCGCTGCCCGATTTCGACCTGAAGCCGATCGTTCCGGGAAAGCCCGGCGTGTCGTCCGCGGCATTCCGGCAGGGCAAGCCGCGGCTGCTGAACGTCTTCGCCAGCTGGTGCGTGCCGTGCATTGCGGAGGCGCCGCGGCTGATGCGGCTGAAGGCGGCAGGCGTGCCGATCGAGGCGGTCGCGGTGCGCGACACCGGCCCCGCCATCGCCGAATTCCTATCGCGCAACGGCGACCCCTATGCGGCGATCGGCGACGATCCGGCGAGTTCGGTGCAATTGTCGATCGGCTCGTCAGGGGTGCCCGAGACCTTCGTAATCGACGGCCGCGGGATCATCGTGAAACAGCATATCGGCGACATCCGAGACGACGACGTGCCTGAGATACTGGCGGCGCTGGAGGCGGCGAAATGA
- a CDS encoding TetR/AcrR family transcriptional regulator — protein sequence MAARRQHLVEAAQALIRERADAGFSMALLAERAGVSAATPYNLLRSKSEILRLVVREDIARFVRELKAQVGGTPLASLLIAVDRLVGHYEADRQFHIGLFRAAFGTDAPEVRGILSTESWAWWNRLVEAAADSGEIADIVRPRSLTDALLRMMGAVVQTWIAEGWPPDRFTLEMSLSVRLVLASACTPPLRDAMIRDIAALQAKIDALSHERSQVQSGTV from the coding sequence TTGGCAGCACGGCGACAGCATCTGGTGGAGGCTGCGCAGGCGTTGATCCGCGAGCGCGCCGACGCGGGTTTCTCGATGGCGCTGCTGGCGGAGCGGGCAGGGGTAAGCGCCGCCACGCCATACAACCTTCTGCGCTCCAAATCCGAAATCCTGCGCCTGGTGGTGCGCGAGGATATCGCGCGCTTCGTTCGCGAACTGAAGGCCCAAGTGGGCGGCACGCCGCTGGCGAGCCTGCTCATCGCGGTCGACCGGCTGGTCGGTCATTACGAGGCTGATCGTCAATTCCACATCGGCTTGTTTCGCGCCGCCTTCGGCACCGACGCGCCCGAGGTTCGCGGCATTCTGTCCACCGAGAGTTGGGCATGGTGGAATAGGCTGGTCGAGGCCGCGGCCGACAGCGGTGAGATCGCCGATATCGTCCGGCCACGATCGTTGACCGACGCGCTGCTCAGGATGATGGGAGCGGTGGTCCAGACGTGGATCGCAGAGGGCTGGCCGCCCGATCGCTTCACGCTGGAGATGAGCCTGTCGGTGCGGCTTGTTCTGGCCTCGGCCTGCACTCCGCCGCTCCGGGACGCCATGATCCGTGATATCGCCGCCTTGCAGGCGAAAATCGATGCGCTGTCGCACGAACGCTCGCAGGTGCAGTCCGGAACGGTTTGA
- a CDS encoding amidohydrolase family protein codes for MKRALFLLATVSGLGLATPAAAQTVAITGGTVALGDGSAPIEGGTVVFRDGRVVAAGLGVAVPAGATIVDARGKWVVPGFVAGFTSLGLADADGVEESNDTGARTSPFNAAIDVTPAINPAEVKLANERLGGVTRALIAPDASGSIFAGQGAVIDLADDNDAVTRPRAFQFVELGERGGRAAGGSRPAAYAMLRDAFTQAQDYRRNPAAFGGREKDSLLKRGDADALLKVLDGAMPLVVHVERASDIRTVLGLTREYPKLKLVLTGVSEGWMVAREIAAARVPVIAAALADLPADFEALAATESNAGRMRAAGVQVALASTGASGGDHNLKQFAGNLVAITRVPGHTGLAWGEALAAITSGPAAALGMDGEIGSLRAGRRADVVVWDGDPLELSSAPTAVWIDGRAQPMQSRQRALRDRYLVPTEGALPKAYERR; via the coding sequence GTGAAGCGCGCATTGTTCTTGCTGGCGACTGTTTCCGGTCTTGGGCTCGCCACGCCCGCCGCGGCGCAGACGGTGGCGATCACCGGCGGCACGGTGGCTTTGGGCGACGGCTCCGCGCCGATCGAGGGCGGGACGGTGGTGTTCCGCGACGGGCGCGTCGTAGCGGCGGGTCTTGGCGTCGCCGTTCCCGCCGGTGCGACGATTGTCGACGCGCGCGGAAAGTGGGTGGTGCCGGGGTTCGTGGCGGGGTTCACCTCGCTCGGTCTCGCCGATGCCGATGGGGTCGAGGAGAGCAACGATACTGGCGCGCGCACGTCGCCGTTCAACGCAGCGATCGACGTCACGCCCGCAATCAACCCGGCCGAGGTGAAGCTGGCCAACGAACGCCTCGGCGGCGTGACGCGCGCGCTGATTGCGCCCGACGCTTCGGGGTCGATCTTCGCCGGACAGGGCGCGGTGATCGATCTGGCCGACGATAACGACGCGGTGACCCGGCCGCGCGCGTTCCAGTTCGTCGAACTGGGTGAGCGCGGCGGGCGCGCAGCGGGGGGCAGCCGCCCCGCGGCCTATGCGATGCTGCGCGACGCGTTCACGCAGGCGCAGGATTATCGCCGCAATCCCGCTGCGTTCGGGGGGCGCGAAAAGGATTCGCTGCTGAAGCGCGGGGATGCCGATGCGTTGTTGAAGGTGCTCGACGGTGCGATGCCGTTGGTCGTTCACGTCGAGCGCGCGAGCGACATCCGTACCGTGCTGGGGCTGACGCGCGAGTATCCGAAGCTGAAGCTGGTGCTGACCGGGGTCAGCGAAGGCTGGATGGTGGCGCGCGAGATCGCCGCGGCGCGCGTTCCTGTGATCGCGGCGGCGCTGGCCGACCTGCCGGCCGATTTCGAGGCGCTGGCGGCGACCGAATCGAACGCCGGGCGGATGCGCGCGGCAGGCGTCCAAGTGGCGCTGGCGTCGACCGGCGCGTCGGGCGGGGACCATAATCTCAAGCAGTTCGCCGGCAATCTGGTCGCGATCACGCGGGTGCCGGGGCACACCGGGCTGGCATGGGGCGAAGCGCTGGCGGCGATCACGTCGGGTCCAGCGGCGGCGCTGGGAATGGACGGCGAGATCGGGTCGCTGCGCGCGGGGCGTCGGGCCGACGTCGTGGTGTGGGACGGCGATCCGCTGGAACTGTCGTCCGCCCCGACCGCGGTGTGGATCGACGGCCGCGCGCAACCGATGCAGTCGCGCCAGCGCGCGCTGCGCGATCGCTATCTGGTGCCGACCGAGGGGGCACTCCCGAAAGCTTACGAGCGGCGATAA
- a CDS encoding DUF2189 domain-containing protein: MNPALSNSKSVQAVEPADTIPEIRTITSADLQWALAEGWRDFRAMRGDLIFAGLLYPVICLVAVIVTFNDPLLPLFFPLVAGVSIAGPAVASGFYELARRRESNEDSSWWHFLDPLRGRSRMPIAMLTIGLGALFVGWLVAAYLIYDVTFGAEAPLRVSDVFSRLFTSQAGWELIVLGNLAGLAFAVVTLVFSTVSFPMVVDKPIEAELAVRTSLAAARRNPAAFAGWGLRVAALLALGLIPFAIGLAVILPWLGYSTWHLYTRLVVR; encoded by the coding sequence ATGAATCCTGCCCTGTCCAATTCCAAGTCCGTCCAAGCGGTCGAGCCCGCCGACACGATCCCTGAAATCCGCACGATCACCTCCGCTGACCTGCAATGGGCGCTGGCCGAGGGCTGGCGCGATTTTAGGGCGATGCGCGGCGACCTGATCTTCGCCGGTCTGCTCTATCCGGTGATCTGCCTGGTGGCGGTGATCGTGACCTTCAACGATCCGCTGTTGCCGTTGTTCTTCCCGCTGGTCGCGGGCGTCTCGATCGCCGGACCTGCGGTCGCGTCGGGCTTCTACGAACTCGCGCGCCGACGCGAGAGCAATGAGGATTCGAGCTGGTGGCACTTCCTCGATCCGCTGCGGGGACGCAGCCGGATGCCGATCGCGATGCTCACCATCGGCCTTGGCGCGCTGTTCGTCGGCTGGCTCGTGGCGGCGTATCTCATCTACGACGTCACGTTCGGGGCCGAGGCTCCGCTTCGGGTCAGCGACGTCTTCAGTCGGCTGTTCACCTCCCAGGCCGGGTGGGAACTGATCGTGCTTGGCAATCTCGCCGGCCTCGCCTTTGCAGTCGTCACGCTCGTTTTCTCGACCGTTTCGTTCCCGATGGTCGTCGACAAGCCGATCGAGGCTGAACTGGCGGTGCGCACCTCGCTCGCCGCCGCGCGCCGCAATCCGGCCGCGTTCGCGGGCTGGGGCCTGCGCGTCGCCGCGTTGCTGGCGCTCGGCCTGATCCCGTTCGCCATCGGACTCGCGGTGATCCTGCCGTGGCTCGGCTATTCGACGTGGCATCTCTATACACGGTTGGTGGTGCGGTAA
- a CDS encoding LLM class flavin-dependent oxidoreductase yields MAMRLNDGIFLAPFHPLDEDPTLCIQRDLELIDHLDRLGYEEAWVGEHHSGGFEIIASPEVFIAAAAERTKRIRLGTGVVSLPYHNPLTTANRILQLDHQTRGRVMFGVEPGLLPSDAFQMGISPETTRDRMVEGVEVMLRLFAGERVTHRSDWFNLVDATCQLKPYTWPHPEIAVASSITPSGGKLAGKHGFGLLCVAATHASGYDALGVNWKIANDVAAANGKVIDPARLRLVGPVHIAPTREEAWANVQYGGRQFADYFSRISRPGQQVDTSVDPIRKMVDDGAAVVGTPDDAIAQIRRLQEKQGEFGVFLQLAHNWADFDKTKKSYELWRRHVSPAINRANDMRQDSFDWATGHAPEFIKAAMDAAASTISRHNAATA; encoded by the coding sequence ATGGCGATGCGTCTGAACGACGGGATTTTTCTGGCCCCCTTCCATCCGCTCGACGAGGATCCGACGCTGTGTATCCAGCGCGATCTCGAACTGATCGATCATCTCGACCGGCTGGGTTACGAGGAGGCCTGGGTCGGCGAGCATCATTCCGGCGGGTTCGAGATCATCGCCAGTCCCGAGGTGTTCATCGCCGCGGCGGCGGAGCGGACCAAGCGCATCCGGCTCGGCACGGGTGTCGTTTCGCTACCGTACCATAATCCGCTGACCACCGCGAACCGCATCCTCCAGCTGGACCACCAGACCCGCGGACGGGTGATGTTCGGTGTCGAGCCGGGCCTGCTGCCATCGGACGCGTTCCAGATGGGGATATCGCCCGAAACGACGCGCGACCGGATGGTCGAGGGCGTCGAGGTGATGCTGCGGCTGTTCGCGGGCGAACGCGTCACGCACCGATCGGACTGGTTCAATCTGGTCGACGCCACCTGCCAGCTAAAGCCATATACCTGGCCGCATCCAGAGATCGCGGTCGCATCGTCGATCACGCCGTCGGGCGGGAAGCTGGCCGGCAAGCACGGCTTCGGGCTGCTGTGCGTCGCGGCCACCCATGCCAGCGGCTACGATGCGCTGGGGGTCAACTGGAAGATCGCCAACGATGTCGCCGCGGCGAACGGCAAGGTCATTGACCCGGCGCGGCTGCGGCTGGTCGGCCCGGTCCATATCGCCCCGACGCGGGAGGAAGCGTGGGCCAACGTCCAGTACGGCGGGCGACAGTTCGCGGACTATTTCAGCCGCATCAGCCGTCCCGGGCAGCAGGTCGACACGTCGGTCGATCCGATCCGCAAGATGGTCGACGACGGCGCGGCGGTAGTCGGTACGCCCGACGACGCGATCGCGCAGATCCGCCGTCTGCAGGAAAAGCAGGGCGAGTTCGGCGTGTTCCTGCAACTCGCGCACAATTGGGCGGATTTCGACAAGACCAAGAAGAGCTACGAGCTCTGGCGGCGGCACGTGTCGCCAGCGATCAACCGCGCAAACGACATGCGGCAGGACAGCTTCGACTGGGCCACCGGCCACGCGCCCGAGTTCATCAAAGCCGCAATGGACGCCGCCGCATCCACAATCTCCCGCCACAACGCCGCAACCGCCTGA